The following DNA comes from Candidatus Woesearchaeota archaeon.
CTCCTGCTCTTACAAAGGTTGACGATAAGGACAAGGTAAGGTCTATGAGAGTAAGAGGGGCAAATGTCAGAAAGAAACTCCTTAAGGCAGCATATGCGAATGTCCTTGAC
Coding sequences within:
- a CDS encoding 30S ribosomal protein S8e, with product MAIRQARPKRKLSGKRYRDYRKKKLCELGRAPALTKVDDKDKVRSMRVRGANVRKKLLKAAYANVLD